From Lagenorhynchus albirostris chromosome 10, mLagAlb1.1, whole genome shotgun sequence, the proteins below share one genomic window:
- the C10H6orf89 gene encoding bombesin receptor-activated protein C6orf89 homolog isoform X1 produces MDFVLEDMDLAANELSIYDKLSETVDLVRQTGHQCGMSEKAIEKFIRQLLEKNEPQRGPPQYPLLLAVYKVVVTLGLILLTAYFVIQPFSPLPPEPVLSGAHTWRSLIHHIRLMSLPITKKYMPENKGVPLHGGDADRPFPDFDPWWTNECEQNESDPIPANCTGCAQKLPLKVMLLEDTPRKFERLHPLVIKTGQPLSSEGLQRFLCQYPEVAEGFTEAFFTKWWRCFPERWFPFPYPWRRPLNRSHLLRELFPVFTYLPFPKEASLKKCFFLQPEPIVGSKMHRMHDLFTIGSGEAMLQLIPPFQCRRHCQSMAMPLEPGDIGYAGATHWKVYIIARGVQPLVICDGTTLSQL; encoded by the exons AT ggATTTTGTATTAGAAGACATGGATCTTGCTGCTAATGAGCTCAGCATTTATGACAAACTTTCAGAGACTGTTGATTTGGTAAGACAGACGGGCCATCAGTGTGGCATGTCAGAGAAAGCAATTGAAAAATTTATCAGACAGCTACTGGAAAAGAATGAACCTCAGAGGGGGCCACCCCAGTATCCCCTCCTTCTAGCTGTGTACAAG GTCGTCGTAACCCTGGGATTAATCTTGCTCACTGCCTACTTTGTGATTCAACCTTTCAgcccattaccacctgaaccagtGCTTTCTGGAGCTCATACCTGGCGCTCACTCATCCATCACATCCGGCTGATGTCTTTGCCCATTACCAAGAAGTATATGCCAGAAAATAAGGGAGTTCCTCTGCATGGGGGTGATGCAGACAGACCCTTTCCAG ACTTTGACCCCTGGTGGACCAATGAGTGTGAGCAGAATGAGTCGGACCCCATCCCTGCCAACTGCACCGGCTGTGCCCAGAAATTACCCCTCAAGGTGATGCTCCTGGAAGACACCCCAAGGAAATTTGAGAGACTCCATCCTCTGGTGATCAAG ACCGGACAACCCCTGTCATCTGAGGGGCTTCAGcgctttttgtgccagtaccctgaGGTTGCAGAAGGCTTCACCGAAGCATTTTTCACCAAGTGGTGGCGCTGCTTTCCTGAACGGTGGTTCCCGTTTCCTTACCCATG GAGAAGACCTCTGAACAGATCACACCTTTTACGTGAGCTTTTTCCTGTGTTCACCTACCTGCCGTTTCCAAAAGAAGCCTCCTTGAAAAAGTGCTTCTTTCTTCAACCAGAACCTATTGTGGGGAGTAAG ATGCATAGGATGCATGACCTGTTTACCATTGGCAGCGGCGAGGCCATGTTGCAACTCATCCCTCCCTTCCAGTGCCGAAGACATTGCCAGTCCATGGCGATGCCACTAGAGCCAGGGGATATTG GCTATGCTGGCGCCACCCACTGGAAGGTCTACATTATAGCCAGAGGGGTCCAGCCTTTGGTCATTTGTGATGGAACCACCCTCTCACAACTGTAG
- the C10H6orf89 gene encoding bombesin receptor-activated protein C6orf89 homolog isoform X3: MDLAANELSIYDKLSETVDLVRQTGHQCGMSEKAIEKFIRQLLEKNEPQRGPPQYPLLLAVYKVVVTLGLILLTAYFVIQPFSPLPPEPVLSGAHTWRSLIHHIRLMSLPITKKYMPENKGVPLHGGDADRPFPDFDPWWTNECEQNESDPIPANCTGCAQKLPLKVMLLEDTPRKFERLHPLVIKTGQPLSSEGLQRFLCQYPEVAEGFTEAFFTKWWRCFPERWFPFPYPWRRPLNRSHLLRELFPVFTYLPFPKEASLKKCFFLQPEPIVGSKMHRMHDLFTIGSGEAMLQLIPPFQCRRHCQSMAMPLEPGDIGYAGATHWKVYIIARGVQPLVICDGTTLSQL, from the exons ATGGATCTTGCTGCTAATGAGCTCAGCATTTATGACAAACTTTCAGAGACTGTTGATTTGGTAAGACAGACGGGCCATCAGTGTGGCATGTCAGAGAAAGCAATTGAAAAATTTATCAGACAGCTACTGGAAAAGAATGAACCTCAGAGGGGGCCACCCCAGTATCCCCTCCTTCTAGCTGTGTACAAG GTCGTCGTAACCCTGGGATTAATCTTGCTCACTGCCTACTTTGTGATTCAACCTTTCAgcccattaccacctgaaccagtGCTTTCTGGAGCTCATACCTGGCGCTCACTCATCCATCACATCCGGCTGATGTCTTTGCCCATTACCAAGAAGTATATGCCAGAAAATAAGGGAGTTCCTCTGCATGGGGGTGATGCAGACAGACCCTTTCCAG ACTTTGACCCCTGGTGGACCAATGAGTGTGAGCAGAATGAGTCGGACCCCATCCCTGCCAACTGCACCGGCTGTGCCCAGAAATTACCCCTCAAGGTGATGCTCCTGGAAGACACCCCAAGGAAATTTGAGAGACTCCATCCTCTGGTGATCAAG ACCGGACAACCCCTGTCATCTGAGGGGCTTCAGcgctttttgtgccagtaccctgaGGTTGCAGAAGGCTTCACCGAAGCATTTTTCACCAAGTGGTGGCGCTGCTTTCCTGAACGGTGGTTCCCGTTTCCTTACCCATG GAGAAGACCTCTGAACAGATCACACCTTTTACGTGAGCTTTTTCCTGTGTTCACCTACCTGCCGTTTCCAAAAGAAGCCTCCTTGAAAAAGTGCTTCTTTCTTCAACCAGAACCTATTGTGGGGAGTAAG ATGCATAGGATGCATGACCTGTTTACCATTGGCAGCGGCGAGGCCATGTTGCAACTCATCCCTCCCTTCCAGTGCCGAAGACATTGCCAGTCCATGGCGATGCCACTAGAGCCAGGGGATATTG GCTATGCTGGCGCCACCCACTGGAAGGTCTACATTATAGCCAGAGGGGTCCAGCCTTTGGTCATTTGTGATGGAACCACCCTCTCACAACTGTAG
- the C10H6orf89 gene encoding bombesin receptor-activated protein C6orf89 homolog isoform X4 produces the protein MGVMQTDPFQMNFRMPWSQPHPICTFTNFDPWWTNECEQNESDPIPANCTGCAQKLPLKVMLLEDTPRKFERLHPLVIKTGQPLSSEGLQRFLCQYPEVAEGFTEAFFTKWWRCFPERWFPFPYPWRRPLNRSHLLRELFPVFTYLPFPKEASLKKCFFLQPEPIVGSKMHRMHDLFTIGSGEAMLQLIPPFQCRRHCQSMAMPLEPGDIGYAGATHWKVYIIARGVQPLVICDGTTLSQL, from the exons ATGGGGGTGATGCAGACAGACCCTTTCCAG ATGAACTTTAGAATGCCGTGGTCACAACCCCACCCCATCTGCACCTTCACCA ACTTTGACCCCTGGTGGACCAATGAGTGTGAGCAGAATGAGTCGGACCCCATCCCTGCCAACTGCACCGGCTGTGCCCAGAAATTACCCCTCAAGGTGATGCTCCTGGAAGACACCCCAAGGAAATTTGAGAGACTCCATCCTCTGGTGATCAAG ACCGGACAACCCCTGTCATCTGAGGGGCTTCAGcgctttttgtgccagtaccctgaGGTTGCAGAAGGCTTCACCGAAGCATTTTTCACCAAGTGGTGGCGCTGCTTTCCTGAACGGTGGTTCCCGTTTCCTTACCCATG GAGAAGACCTCTGAACAGATCACACCTTTTACGTGAGCTTTTTCCTGTGTTCACCTACCTGCCGTTTCCAAAAGAAGCCTCCTTGAAAAAGTGCTTCTTTCTTCAACCAGAACCTATTGTGGGGAGTAAG ATGCATAGGATGCATGACCTGTTTACCATTGGCAGCGGCGAGGCCATGTTGCAACTCATCCCTCCCTTCCAGTGCCGAAGACATTGCCAGTCCATGGCGATGCCACTAGAGCCAGGGGATATTG GCTATGCTGGCGCCACCCACTGGAAGGTCTACATTATAGCCAGAGGGGTCCAGCCTTTGGTCATTTGTGATGGAACCACCCTCTCACAACTGTAG